The genomic segment TGGCCTGCGGTGCCAGGTGGTCGCCGATCGCTCCGAAGAACACCACCGACACCAGGGCGAGGCCCAGCGCGGTGCCCATCTGCTGCACGGTGTTGAACAGCCCGGAGGCCGACCCCGAGTGCTCCTTCGGCACCTCGGACAGCACCGCGTCCGCGAGCGGCGCCACGATCAGCCCCATGCCGACACCCATGACGAGCAGCGGCAGCGCCATCTGCCAGGACGTGATGTCCATGCCGTACCGCTCGGACTCACCGATGTAGATCAGCAGTCCGGCGATCATGATGAGCGCGCCCGCCTGGAGGACCTTGCGGCCGAAGCGGGGCACCAGCTTCTGCACGGAGATCCCGGCGGCGCACGAGACCGCGACCGAGAACGGGATACCGGTCGTGCCCGCCCGCAGCGCGCTCCAGCCGAGGCCCATCTGCATGTACAGCGTCCACACCAGGAAGAAGATGCCGAGGCCGATCCCGAAGGTCAGCTGCACGGCGATGCCCGCCGCGAAGCTCTTGACCCGGAACAGCGAAAGCTCGACGAGCGGCGAACCGTCCATGCGCGCCTTCCGCCGCTCGAACGCCACGAGCGCCACGAACACCAGGACGCTGCCCGCCATCGACGCGTACCCCCACAGCGGCCAGCCCAGCTCGCGGCCCCTGGTCAGCGGGTAGAGGAGCATCAGCAGGGCCAGCGTCACCATGGTGACGCCCACCATGTCGAGCCGGAGCGCCTTCGGGGCCTTGGACTCGCTGATGAACTTCCGCCCCAGGATCAGTCCCGCGATGCCCACCGGCAGGTTGATCAGGAAGATCGGCCGCCATTCCAGGCCGGCGATGTTCCACTCGGTGAGCAGCGCGCCCAGCAGGGGTCCGGAGACCGCGCCGAGCCCGACGATCGCACCGAACAGCCCGAAGACCTTGCCGCGCTCGTGCGCCGGGAAGGTGGCGTGCACGATCGACAGGACCTGCGGGACCATCATCGCGGCGGTGGCGCCCTGGAGAATCCGGGAGGCCACCAGCATCTCCGGGTTCGCGGCGAAACCGCAGAGCGCGGAGGCGAGGGTGAAACCGGCGATGCCGATGAGGAAGAGCCGCTTGCGGCCGTAGATGTCGCCGAGCCTGCCGCCCGTGATCAGTCCGGCGGCGAAGGCCAGGGCGTATCCGGCGGTGATCCACTGGATCGAGCTGAACGAGGCGCCGGTGTCCCGCTGGATGCTGGGAATGGCGATGTTGACGATCGTGACGTCGACCAGGTCCATGAAGGCCGCGGTCATCACGATGGCGAGCGCGAACCAGCGTCGGCGGTCCGCCGGGGCCGGGGACACCCCGGGAGCGGTTGCCGTGGACGGTGGAGAAGAGGAAGAAGTCATACGACAAACATAAACAGCCATTAGGTCAGAACATGACCCAATGAACAGGCACCCTGGCGTCATGACCGATACCCCGGCACGACTGCTGAACCTGCTGTCGCTCCTCCAGACACCGCGCGAGTGGCCGGGCAGCGAACTCGCCGAACGCCTCGACGTCAGTGCCCGCACCATTCGCCGCGACATCGACCGGCTGCGCGATCTCGGCTACCCGGTCGAGGCGTCTCGCGGCGCGGTGGGCGGCTACCGGCTCGTGGCCGGTACCGCGATGCCGCCGCTGCTCCTCGACGACGAGGAGGCCGTGGCCATCGCGGTGGGGCTGCGGGCCGGGGCCGGGCA from the Streptomyces sp. AM 4-1-1 genome contains:
- a CDS encoding MFS transporter, which produces MTSSSSPPSTATAPGVSPAPADRRRWFALAIVMTAAFMDLVDVTIVNIAIPSIQRDTGASFSSIQWITAGYALAFAAGLITGGRLGDIYGRKRLFLIGIAGFTLASALCGFAANPEMLVASRILQGATAAMMVPQVLSIVHATFPAHERGKVFGLFGAIVGLGAVSGPLLGALLTEWNIAGLEWRPIFLINLPVGIAGLILGRKFISESKAPKALRLDMVGVTMVTLALLMLLYPLTRGRELGWPLWGYASMAGSVLVFVALVAFERRKARMDGSPLVELSLFRVKSFAAGIAVQLTFGIGLGIFFLVWTLYMQMGLGWSALRAGTTGIPFSVAVSCAAGISVQKLVPRFGRKVLQAGALIMIAGLLIYIGESERYGMDITSWQMALPLLVMGVGMGLIVAPLADAVLSEVPKEHSGSASGLFNTVQQMGTALGLALVSVVFFGAIGDHLAPQAMGPAYANAFERSLWWVAGVLAVIFLVMFALPARPKQHVEGGGDDLPTEAVGQDSDSGSGPESGSGSGMAVGTGASARTGTEATVGDAVGDATKDRVLTR